A genomic segment from Blastococcus sp. PRF04-17 encodes:
- a CDS encoding glycosyltransferase produces MNRLVVLTSSFPRWPGDNTTPFVRQFAEHVADSGREVLVLAPHHRGAAVTEQLAERLAVRRFRYFLPYAQEDVAYGGNAVARVRKTPLYALKLALFLLSSLAAVVSARPRIINVHWLIPQGLVATVAKRIAGARVVITIHGGDVLSLNGRVLRKVKRFILERADVVVANSAFTASACRSLHDGRAYEVIPMGIDVDRFRAAPRSAELVRRHGLGDFTVLFVGRLTEDKGLMDLVEALHLLERSGAGFRALVVGSGDQEPALRRRVRELGLDERVVFVGWVAHDDLADYYNTADVFVGPSIVGSHGWQEAVGLVFVEALASGLPVISTRTGGIPDVVDDGRTGFLVDQRSPGQICERLRALQEDRSLLREMGERGRATVEQRFSWQTVTQRYAAIFDRLDA; encoded by the coding sequence GTGAACCGGCTCGTGGTGCTCACCTCCAGCTTTCCGCGCTGGCCCGGCGACAACACGACCCCCTTCGTCCGCCAGTTCGCCGAGCACGTCGCCGACTCGGGACGCGAGGTCCTGGTCCTGGCTCCGCACCACCGCGGGGCGGCGGTGACCGAGCAGCTGGCGGAGCGCCTCGCCGTCCGGCGCTTCCGCTACTTCCTGCCGTACGCGCAGGAGGACGTCGCCTACGGCGGCAACGCGGTGGCCCGGGTCCGGAAGACCCCGCTCTACGCCCTGAAGCTGGCCCTGTTCCTCCTGTCCTCGCTGGCCGCGGTGGTCAGCGCCCGCCCGCGGATCATCAACGTCCACTGGCTCATCCCGCAGGGCCTGGTGGCCACCGTGGCGAAGCGGATTGCCGGAGCCCGGGTCGTGATCACGATCCACGGCGGTGACGTGCTGAGCCTCAACGGCCGTGTGCTGCGGAAGGTCAAGCGCTTCATCCTGGAGCGGGCGGACGTGGTCGTCGCCAACAGCGCCTTCACCGCCTCCGCGTGCAGGTCGCTCCACGACGGCCGGGCCTACGAGGTCATCCCCATGGGCATCGACGTCGACAGGTTCCGTGCCGCGCCGCGCTCCGCGGAGCTGGTCCGGCGGCACGGCCTCGGCGACTTCACCGTCCTGTTCGTCGGCCGGCTGACCGAGGACAAGGGGCTGATGGACCTGGTCGAGGCCCTCCACCTGCTCGAGCGGTCCGGCGCCGGCTTCAGGGCCCTGGTCGTCGGCAGCGGCGACCAGGAGCCGGCGCTGCGGCGTCGCGTGCGCGAGCTGGGCCTCGACGAGCGGGTGGTGTTCGTCGGCTGGGTCGCCCACGACGACCTCGCGGACTACTACAACACCGCCGACGTCTTCGTCGGGCCGTCGATCGTCGGGAGCCACGGCTGGCAGGAGGCGGTCGGCCTGGTCTTCGTCGAGGCCCTGGCGAGCGGGCTCCCGGTGATCTCGACGCGGACCGGCGGCATCCCCGACGTGGTGGACGACGGCCGGACGGGGTTTCTCGTCGACCAGCGGTCCCCCGGGCAGATCTGCGAGCGGCTGCGCGCCCTGCAGGAGGACCGGTCGCTGCTGCGGGAGATGGGTGAGCGCGGCCGGGCCACCGTGGAGCAGCGGTTCTCGTGGCAGACGGTCACGCAGCGGTACGCGGCGATCTTCGACCGCCTCGACGCCTGA
- a CDS encoding class I SAM-dependent methyltransferase — protein MGAKDIIRSMPLVGSAVGRLRQVVVNRLSPFTESSSYWESRYKSGGNSGAGSYDRLAEFKAQVLNRFVAENGIKSVLELGSGDGAQLALADYPRYFGVDVSPTALEMCRAKFGDDPTKEFILLDELPADLTADLVLSLDVIYHLVEDEIFEAHMATLFDHADRNVIIYASNYDAPHPVPHVRHRQFSRWVETNRPDWRLATTIPNAYPYDAKRPYETSFADFYVYEKNVG, from the coding sequence ATGGGCGCCAAGGACATCATCCGGTCCATGCCGCTGGTCGGTTCAGCCGTCGGCCGGCTGCGGCAGGTGGTCGTGAACCGGCTGTCCCCGTTCACGGAGTCCAGCAGCTACTGGGAGAGCCGCTACAAGTCCGGCGGCAACTCCGGTGCCGGCTCCTACGACCGCCTGGCGGAGTTCAAGGCGCAGGTGCTCAACCGCTTCGTCGCGGAGAACGGGATCAAGTCCGTCCTGGAGCTCGGTTCCGGTGACGGCGCCCAGCTGGCGCTGGCCGACTACCCCCGGTACTTCGGCGTGGACGTGTCGCCCACGGCGCTGGAGATGTGCCGAGCGAAGTTCGGCGACGACCCGACGAAGGAGTTCATCCTCCTCGACGAGCTGCCCGCCGACCTCACCGCCGACCTGGTGCTCTCCCTCGACGTCATCTACCACCTGGTCGAGGACGAGATCTTCGAGGCCCACATGGCGACGCTGTTCGACCACGCCGACCGCAACGTGATCATCTACGCCAGCAACTACGACGCCCCCCACCCGGTGCCGCACGTCCGGCACCGGCAGTTCTCGCGCTGGGTGGAGACCAACCGCCCGGACTGGCGGCTGGCCACCACCATCCCGAACGCCTACCCGTACGACGCGAAGCGCCCGTACGAGACGTCGTTCGCCGACTTCTACGTCTACGAGAAGAACGTCGGCTGA
- a CDS encoding lysylphosphatidylglycerol synthase transmembrane domain-containing protein, with translation MGGSHGGPAEPPDGREGATSDEPAAARARRTGWRRLLRHAFVAAVVVALVLVLWGQRETVAESLGSMSPATLATSLLFAMVAAALPGLVWRDLLTSQGYPTPRITGLRAFFVAQLGKYLPGGIWNLVAQVAMARDLRIPGRQGATATFLVLALSVITSLLVAALTLAFAVPELLAEYWWAFAVVPVLFVLLLPPSVTWWSGTAFRLLRRPGRPIVLSAGDLLRAALLLCLSWTTLGVHFGFLVRELGPDTSAVWLLSVGVYALAWVAGLLVVFAPAGAGVREAVLVLGFAAFLPAGPLLAVAVLSRVLLVLADVLLAAGLVAAAWFPLGRRRTGPAPDPR, from the coding sequence ATGGGCGGCTCGCACGGTGGTCCGGCGGAGCCGCCGGACGGCCGGGAGGGCGCGACCTCCGACGAGCCCGCTGCCGCACGTGCCCGCCGCACGGGGTGGCGGCGCCTGCTCCGGCACGCCTTCGTCGCGGCCGTCGTCGTGGCCCTCGTCCTGGTGCTGTGGGGGCAGCGGGAGACGGTGGCCGAGTCGCTGGGGTCCATGTCGCCGGCGACCCTCGCGACGAGCCTGCTGTTCGCCATGGTCGCGGCCGCGCTGCCCGGCCTGGTCTGGCGCGACCTGCTGACCAGCCAGGGTTATCCGACGCCCCGGATCACCGGTCTGCGCGCCTTCTTCGTGGCCCAGCTGGGCAAGTACCTGCCCGGCGGCATCTGGAACCTCGTGGCACAGGTGGCGATGGCGCGCGACCTGCGCATCCCGGGTCGGCAGGGTGCGACCGCGACGTTCCTCGTCCTGGCGTTGAGCGTCATCACCAGCCTGCTGGTCGCGGCGCTCACCCTGGCTTTCGCCGTCCCGGAGCTGCTGGCCGAGTACTGGTGGGCCTTCGCGGTCGTGCCGGTCCTGTTCGTGCTGCTCCTGCCGCCCAGCGTGACCTGGTGGAGCGGCACGGCCTTCCGGCTGCTGCGGCGACCCGGCCGCCCGATCGTGCTGTCCGCGGGCGACCTGCTGCGGGCGGCGCTGCTGCTCTGCCTCTCCTGGACCACTCTCGGCGTGCACTTCGGCTTCCTGGTCCGCGAGCTCGGGCCGGACACCTCCGCCGTGTGGCTGCTGAGCGTCGGCGTGTACGCGCTGGCCTGGGTGGCCGGCCTGCTGGTCGTCTTCGCGCCCGCGGGCGCCGGCGTCCGGGAGGCGGTGCTCGTGCTCGGCTTCGCCGCCTTCCTCCCGGCCGGCCCGCTGCTCGCCGTCGCCGTCCTGTCCCGCGTCCTCCTCGTGCTGGCCGACGTCCTGCTGGCCGCGGGTCTCGTGGCGGCGGCATGGTTCCCGCTGGGCCGCCGGCGCACGGGGCCGGCTCCCGATCCGCGCTGA
- a CDS encoding glycosyltransferase family 4 protein produces the protein MAGAAGVDVVHAPTLLAPTAVAVPLVVTVHDAVPWTHPETLTARGVRWHRAMAARVAARADAVVVPTRAVADALAEHLPLRRVEVIGEGVSADLAPPADVAARARRMGLPEEGFLLSLATLEPRKGLDVLIRALSEDTAPRLPLLVVGQPGWGGIDPAAMAAAEGLAPGRVRVLGRLSDADLATALARATALVVPSRAEGFGLPVLEAMHAGTPVVCSADPALAEVGGDAVRITPVGDARALAAGLAEVACDADLRSGMAERGRRRAAGYTWERAASALWDLYGSLTSSSRPSR, from the coding sequence GTGGCCGGTGCCGCGGGGGTCGACGTGGTCCACGCCCCGACCCTGCTCGCCCCGACCGCGGTCGCGGTCCCGCTCGTCGTCACCGTGCACGACGCCGTGCCCTGGACCCATCCGGAGACCCTCACCGCGCGCGGCGTGCGATGGCACCGGGCCATGGCCGCCCGGGTGGCAGCCCGTGCCGACGCCGTCGTGGTGCCGACCCGGGCGGTCGCCGACGCGCTCGCCGAGCACCTTCCCCTCCGGCGCGTGGAGGTCATCGGGGAAGGCGTGTCGGCGGACCTGGCTCCGCCGGCCGACGTCGCGGCGCGTGCGCGACGGATGGGCCTGCCCGAGGAGGGTTTCCTGCTCAGCCTCGCCACGCTGGAGCCGCGCAAGGGGCTCGACGTCCTCATCCGTGCCCTCTCCGAGGACACCGCCCCCCGGCTGCCGTTGCTCGTGGTCGGCCAGCCGGGCTGGGGCGGGATCGACCCGGCGGCCATGGCCGCCGCGGAGGGCCTGGCGCCGGGCCGGGTGCGGGTCCTCGGCCGGCTGTCGGACGCCGACCTGGCCACCGCGCTCGCGCGGGCCACCGCGCTCGTGGTGCCGAGCCGGGCCGAGGGTTTCGGTCTGCCGGTGCTCGAAGCCATGCACGCGGGAACGCCGGTCGTCTGCTCGGCCGATCCCGCCCTCGCCGAGGTGGGCGGGGACGCCGTCCGCATCACGCCGGTCGGGGACGCGCGAGCGCTGGCGGCCGGGCTGGCGGAGGTGGCGTGCGACGCCGACCTGAGGAGCGGCATGGCCGAGCGGGGACGGCGGCGCGCGGCCGGCTACACGTGGGAACGGGCCGCGTCCGCACTCTGGGACCTCTACGGCTCGCTGACGTCCTCGA